The following is a genomic window from Alphaproteobacteria bacterium LSUCC0396.
ACTTGCCAAAAACCTAATTCATTGAAAATATTATATATATTTGTCGCATTCTTGACGAATATTCTCGTCAAATAGATATTTTGCAAATTGCGTGCCGTAACCTCAAAGTTTTTTTTTAGGAGGACGGGATTATGCAACTATCTCAGTCAGTAAAACTAAAGCAAAAACAGTCGCTGGTGATGACACCGCAGCTGCAGCAAGCAATCAAATTGCTGCAATTATCCAATTTGGAACTCAGTCAACATCTGCAAGAGCAGGTTGACGAGAACCCATTTTTGGAGCTTGGTAATAATGAAATTTCTGCTCAAACACCATCTGATACCCTTGCTGATTCTGAAAAAGCTACTGCGTTGGAGGCTGTTGACCATACCGATCTCACGGAGATGAAGGCAAGTGCCGCACTTCGAGAGGACCCGACCGAACATAGTGATTTTGAAAACAGGTTTGACCAATCAATTGTTGACGCGCCACGCAGTGGTAATTCAAACGCGCCGTTTGAGGGGGACTTTGACGCAATCAGCAATGTATCGTCAAAGGAAGGGTTCTATCCAGGGCTTTTCCGCCAGTTAAATCTTGCGATAGACGATCCTAAGCAGCGCTTGATTGCCGGTCATTTTGTAAATGCGCTGGAGCCAAGTGGCTGGATTGGGATGCTGGTTCAAGATGTGGCTGATGCCAGCGGTTGCAACCTTGACGAGGCCGAGGACGTCTTGGCTATTTTGCAGACCTTTGAGCCAACCGGGCTTTTTGCGCGCAATCTTGAGGATTGTTTGCGTCTGCAACTAATCGAGAAGGGCGCGATGACCGATGCATTTTCAACCTTGTTAGAAAATTTGGACCTGCTGGGTCGCGGTGAGGTGAAACGCCTTGCAAGGCTGATCAAAGGAACGAC
Proteins encoded in this region:
- the rpoN gene encoding RNA polymerase factor sigma-54; this encodes MQLSQSVKLKQKQSLVMTPQLQQAIKLLQLSNLELSQHLQEQVDENPFLELGNNEISAQTPSDTLADSEKATALEAVDHTDLTEMKASAALREDPTEHSDFENRFDQSIVDAPRSGNSNAPFEGDFDAISNVSSKEGFYPGLFRQLNLAIDDPKQRLIAGHFVNALEPSGWIGMLVQDVADASGCNLDEAEDVLAILQTFEPTGLFARNLEDCLRLQLIEKGAMTDAFSTLLENLDLLGRGEVKRLARLIKGTTDDVMDMLAIIRTLNPKPGEFLGIDHLEMPSPDVIVKRRSDGWAVELNRSTLPAIVINEDYANLVATKKMDEQAQNYSATALNNARWLKRAVEQRNSTTLKISAEIIRQQTDFLEKGLDYLKPLSLRDVAQAVGMHESTVSRVTTGLLIATPRGGMPLKSFFSVNIASRAPSGDASAAAVRNMVKRLIMQETPGKPLSDEAICKMIADEGIDLARRTVAKYREMMNIPSSSQRRMQARLANIR